The Planococcus donghaensis genome contains a region encoding:
- a CDS encoding alpha/beta hydrolase family protein — MENGTIETKKRYPSPNPHVQLTEIVYWSEGLRVKGMLAEPKKRDSYSGILYLRGGIQSIGMVRPARIAQFAAQGFVVFAPYYRGNRGGEGRDEFAGEDRWDAVHAVDVLKQFSNGNVHLLAFSRGGIMALWTAILRQDIASVVTWAGVTDTILTYKERPDMRRMMKRLYGGTPNTALSHFEERNPLLRIEENTAPVLIIHGLQDDNVSPGQAYLLEEALKLNDQPYETWYFPEYTHFFPPAANRQTVKAVCQWVREKEK, encoded by the coding sequence TTGGAAAATGGGACGATTGAAACAAAAAAACGATATCCTTCTCCAAATCCTCATGTTCAATTGACAGAAATCGTGTATTGGTCAGAAGGATTGCGAGTAAAAGGAATGCTAGCTGAACCGAAAAAAAGAGACAGCTATAGTGGCATCTTGTATTTAAGAGGAGGCATTCAATCGATCGGGATGGTACGTCCAGCACGAATTGCTCAATTTGCCGCGCAAGGTTTTGTTGTGTTTGCTCCGTATTATCGAGGCAATCGAGGCGGTGAAGGGCGCGATGAATTTGCAGGGGAGGACCGGTGGGATGCTGTGCATGCGGTGGATGTATTGAAACAATTCAGCAATGGAAATGTTCATTTATTGGCGTTTTCACGTGGCGGCATTATGGCATTATGGACAGCAATTTTACGTCAAGACATTGCATCGGTCGTCACGTGGGCAGGTGTGACAGATACAATATTAACCTATAAAGAACGCCCCGATATGCGCCGTATGATGAAGCGACTATACGGGGGAACCCCAAATACCGCTTTAAGTCATTTTGAAGAGCGCAATCCATTACTCCGTATTGAAGAAAATACGGCGCCCGTTTTAATCATTCATGGCTTACAAGATGACAACGTCTCACCTGGACAAGCGTATTTGTTAGAAGAAGCGTTAAAGTTAAACGATCAACCATATGAGACATGGTACTTTCCAGAGTACACGCATTTCTTTCCACCTGCAGCCAATCGGCAAACTGTAAAAGCAGTGTGTCAGTGGGTGAGAGAAAAAGAAAAGTAA